Proteins found in one Candidatus Krumholzibacteriia bacterium genomic segment:
- a CDS encoding efflux RND transporter permease subunit produces the protein MNLTEACIRKPVLAWMLMAATIVFGLVAATRIGISQFPDVDFPTITVSVTWEGAAPEVVENDVVEILEEALVQVEGTRSITSSARQGRASITVELDLARDVDLALQDVQTKVSQAQRRLPRDLDPPVISKNNPEDNPIMWLGLSGPFPPQVLSDYARYRVSERLQTVPGVGEISLGGTLERNVRLWIDATRLDEKGITISDVLQALQRQHLEMPAGLIETEGREVNVRVLGEALDLDTLRHLVIRSVAGSPVYLEDVALVEDGFEDLRRLSRVDGAPAQGIGVRKQRGSNAVAVAQRIRAEMEVIQSTLPAGMELGVNFDSTRFIEDSVHEIELELLLSVLLTAVVCWLFLGSISSTLNVVLAIPMSLLGTVAVIYFLGFTLNTFTLLGLALAVGIVVDDAIMVLENIVRHAESGKGRAQAAREGTAEITFAALAATLAVVAIFIPVVFMRGVIGRFFLQFGVVLCLAVLLSYVEAITLAPSRCAQILSVGRESRSRVGRAVDRGFERLATLYAAVLRRTLRRRGMVLAGAAVLFVLALLVLRALPTEFVPSQDQSRLMVRMQSAVGSDIHETDGLLQRAEAIINNRPEVRRCMASIGGGPGGSAVTSAQALVTLVDPGDREYNQKEFAALLRRELNAIPGLRAVVQDLSQQGFTAQRGFPVEFSVRGPDWDKLVALTQEQMQKLTASGMVVDLDTDYQVGMPELRILPNRARAADLGVSIEDVATTLNALVGGVRAGKYSSGGRRLDVRLRLLASQRSRPEDIDRLRVRSRSGELVPLSTLVTTEEVPALQAITRRDRERAITVTANVAPEHSQGEALQYIGRLATGMPVGYRMVLGGASVAFHESKSSLLFALILGILVAYMILASQFNSFLHPVTILTILPLSVTGAAAALWLAGKSLNIFSMIGLLLLLGIVKKNSIILVDYANQNRARGLDAAAAMEAAGPVRLRPILMTSAATFMAALPPALGLGPGSEIRTPMAIAVIGGLVVSTALSLLVVPSFYVAADGVVSRLRGRLHLRRRAAAPAPDLPSRCIALFAIAAASLAAASTTATPGMPGTVGANCSARTEEAGAVETDLAPELLRSGLAAVLQGHEKALQENAASGHDTIVLQRACAGRYGLSREEELRWRALLRTTPAGAMDGCRSTCQLVFADDPRLTATWQAWAREGGNPILTVEHGSDGVERCTYDVVLEGE, from the coding sequence ATGAACCTCACCGAAGCCTGCATCCGCAAGCCCGTCCTCGCCTGGATGCTCATGGCGGCCACCATCGTCTTCGGCCTCGTCGCCGCCACGCGCATCGGCATCAGCCAATTCCCCGACGTGGACTTCCCGACCATCACGGTGAGTGTCACCTGGGAGGGCGCCGCTCCCGAGGTGGTGGAGAACGACGTGGTGGAGATCCTGGAAGAAGCGCTGGTCCAGGTGGAGGGCACGCGTTCCATCACTTCCTCCGCGCGACAGGGCCGCGCTTCCATCACCGTGGAGCTGGACCTCGCTCGCGACGTGGACCTGGCGCTGCAGGACGTGCAAACCAAGGTGTCCCAGGCCCAGCGCCGTTTGCCCCGGGATCTCGACCCGCCGGTGATCTCGAAGAACAACCCCGAGGACAACCCGATCATGTGGCTCGGCCTCTCCGGCCCCTTCCCGCCGCAGGTGCTGAGCGACTACGCCCGCTACCGCGTGAGCGAGCGGCTGCAAACGGTGCCCGGTGTGGGGGAGATCTCCTTGGGCGGCACCCTGGAGCGCAACGTGCGCCTGTGGATCGACGCCACGCGCCTCGACGAGAAGGGCATCACCATCAGCGACGTGCTGCAGGCCCTGCAGCGCCAGCACTTGGAGATGCCGGCGGGCCTCATCGAAACGGAAGGCCGCGAGGTGAACGTGCGCGTGCTCGGCGAGGCCCTCGACCTCGACACGCTGCGCCATCTCGTCATCCGCTCGGTCGCCGGCAGCCCGGTGTACCTGGAAGACGTGGCCCTGGTGGAAGACGGCTTCGAGGACCTGCGGCGGCTGTCGCGGGTCGACGGGGCACCGGCGCAGGGCATCGGGGTGCGGAAGCAGCGCGGCTCCAACGCCGTCGCCGTGGCGCAGCGCATCCGGGCGGAGATGGAGGTGATCCAGTCCACGCTGCCCGCGGGCATGGAGCTCGGCGTCAACTTCGACTCCACCCGCTTCATCGAGGATTCGGTGCACGAGATCGAGCTCGAGCTCCTGCTCTCCGTACTGCTCACCGCGGTGGTGTGCTGGCTCTTCCTGGGCTCCATCTCCAGCACCTTGAACGTGGTCCTCGCCATCCCCATGTCGCTCCTCGGCACCGTGGCGGTCATCTACTTCCTCGGCTTCACCCTCAACACCTTCACCCTGCTGGGGCTGGCGCTCGCGGTCGGCATCGTCGTCGACGACGCCATCATGGTGCTCGAGAACATCGTGCGCCACGCCGAAAGCGGCAAAGGACGAGCGCAAGCGGCGCGGGAGGGGACGGCGGAAATCACCTTCGCGGCGCTGGCGGCGACGCTGGCCGTGGTGGCGATCTTCATCCCCGTCGTCTTCATGCGCGGCGTCATCGGCCGCTTCTTCCTGCAGTTCGGCGTCGTGCTCTGCCTCGCGGTGCTGCTCTCGTACGTGGAGGCGATCACGCTGGCGCCGTCGCGCTGCGCCCAGATCTTGAGCGTGGGGCGCGAGTCACGCAGCCGGGTGGGGCGAGCAGTGGATCGCGGTTTCGAGCGCCTGGCAACCCTGTACGCCGCGGTGCTGCGCCGCACCCTGCGCCGGCGCGGGATGGTGCTGGCCGGCGCGGCGGTGCTCTTCGTCCTGGCGCTCCTGGTGCTTCGGGCCCTGCCCACGGAGTTCGTACCGTCCCAGGATCAGAGCCGGCTCATGGTGCGCATGCAGAGCGCCGTGGGCTCGGACATCCACGAGACCGACGGCTTGCTGCAGCGTGCCGAGGCGATCATCAACAACCGCCCCGAGGTGCGGCGCTGCATGGCCTCCATCGGCGGCGGTCCGGGCGGCAGCGCTGTCACCTCGGCCCAGGCCTTGGTGACTTTGGTCGACCCCGGAGACCGAGAGTACAACCAGAAGGAGTTCGCTGCCTTGTTGCGCCGCGAGCTCAACGCCATCCCTGGCCTGCGGGCGGTGGTGCAGGATTTGTCGCAGCAGGGCTTCACCGCGCAGCGCGGCTTCCCGGTGGAGTTCTCCGTACGCGGCCCCGATTGGGACAAGCTCGTGGCGCTCACCCAAGAGCAGATGCAGAAGCTGACGGCGAGCGGCATGGTGGTGGACCTGGACACGGATTACCAGGTGGGGATGCCGGAGCTGCGCATCCTGCCGAACCGGGCCCGTGCCGCCGACCTCGGCGTTTCCATCGAGGATGTGGCGACAACGCTGAACGCTCTGGTGGGCGGCGTGCGCGCCGGCAAGTACAGCAGCGGCGGCCGGCGGCTGGACGTGCGGCTGCGCCTGCTGGCCTCGCAGCGCTCCCGGCCCGAGGACATCGACCGCCTGCGGGTGCGCAGCCGTTCGGGCGAGCTGGTGCCGCTGTCGACGCTGGTCACCACCGAGGAGGTGCCGGCGTTGCAGGCGATCACCCGGCGGGATCGCGAGCGCGCCATCACGGTGACGGCGAACGTGGCGCCGGAGCACTCACAGGGCGAGGCGCTGCAGTACATCGGGCGCCTCGCGACGGGCATGCCCGTGGGCTACCGGATGGTGCTCGGTGGCGCCAGCGTGGCCTTCCACGAGTCGAAGAGCAGCCTGCTCTTCGCCCTCATCCTCGGCATCCTCGTCGCTTACATGATCCTGGCATCGCAGTTCAATTCGTTCCTGCACCCGGTGACGATTCTGACCATCCTGCCGCTCTCGGTGACCGGGGCGGCGGCAGCGCTGTGGCTGGCGGGCAAGTCCCTCAACATCTTCAGCATGATCGGTCTGCTGCTCCTCCTCGGCATCGTGAAGAAGAATTCCATCATCTTGGTGGACTACGCCAACCAGAACCGGGCCCGCGGCCTGGACGCGGCTGCCGCCATGGAAGCTGCCGGTCCGGTACGCCTGCGCCCCATCCTCATGACCTCGGCGGCGACGTTCATGGCGGCGCTGCCACCGGCGCTCGGCCTAGGCCCGGGCTCCGAGATCCGCACCCCCATGGCCATCGCCGTCATCGGCGGTCTGGTGGTGTCGACAGCGCTCAGCCTCCTCGTGGTGCCGTCGTTCTACGTTGCCGCCGACGGCGTCGTGTCCCGCCTGCGCGGGCGCTTGCACCTGCGGCGCCGAGCCGCTGCGCCGGCGCCGGACTTGCCGAGCCGCTGCATCGCGCTCTTCGCCATTGCCGCGGCGTCGCTCGCTGCTGCCTCCACCACCGCCACGCCCGGTATGCCAGGTACGGTAGGGGCCAACTGCAGTGCCAGGACGGAGGAGGCCGGGGCGGTCGAAACGGACTTGGCGCCAGAGCTGCTGAGGAGCGGCCTGGCCGCGGTGCTGCAGGGTCATGAGAAAGCACTGCAAGAGAATGCAGCAAGCGGCCACGATACCATCGTATTGCAGAGAGCGTGCGCCGGCCGGTATGGCCTCTCGCGAGAGGAGGAGCTTCGATGGCGCGCACTTCTTCGCACCACGCCGGCAGGGGCCATGGACGGATGTCGCTCGACCTGCCAGCTCGTGTTCGCCGATGATCCGCGCCTGACTGCCACCTGGCAGGCATGGGCGCGTGAGGGCGGCAATCCCATCCTGACGGTGGAGCACGGCAGCGACGGCGTGGAGCGTTGCACCTACGATGTCGTCCTCGAAGGGGAGTAG